The following proteins come from a genomic window of Montipora foliosa isolate CH-2021 chromosome 2, ASM3666993v2, whole genome shotgun sequence:
- the LOC137993368 gene encoding neurogenic locus notch homolog protein 3-like, whose protein sequence is MLSQLVLVTLVLGIYGLFLPAVKGADLTEIKDDADHNHRCPPGYWCRKKREFDGTECPRGFVCNSKRSKMSSSRCPPGYWCRRGDLVIEDETDPEKCQEEEWCKVPESTAKDGRSFDRCPPGYWCRKKRLIEMLSKRKCLRQLNCLNDDWEENENCPPGYWCKKKRDAIQQSAKKNNCRRGFLCKKATLSEHE, encoded by the exons ATGTTGAGCCAACTAGTGCTTGTAACCCTAGTACTGGGTATATATGGACTATTTTTACCCGCCGtcaagggtgccgatttgacaGAAATCAAAGACGATGCAGACCACAATCATCGATGTCCCCCCGGGTATTGGTGTAGAAAGAAGCGTGAGTTTGATGGTACAGAATGTCCCAGGGGATTTGTTTGCAATTCGAAGCGATCGAAAATGAGCAGCAGTCGCTGTCCACCCGGTTACTGGTGCCGCAGAGGTGACCTTGTCATTGAAGATGAAACCGACCCAGAGAAATGCCAAGAAGA AGAATGGTGTAAAGTGCCAGAGTCAACCGCTAAGGATGGTCGCTCTTTTGATCGATGCCCACCTGGATACTGGTGCCGAAAGAAGAGACTGATCGAAATGCTGTCGAAACGAAAATGTCTGAGGCAGCTTAATTGTTTGAACGACGACTGGgaagagaatgaaaactgtCCCCCAGGGTACTGGTGTAAGAAGAAGAGAGACGCGATTCAGCAGTCGGCAAAGAAGAACAACTGCCGACGTGGATTTTTATGCAAGAAGGCGACGTTATCTGAACATGAATGA